CTATTTTTGATACTTATCTGGGGCAATTGCAAGATATGTTCGTCTGCGTTCATATTCACTTTCTGTAGTTACTAATTTCAGTTCCTACAGCTAATATTCCCAATTTCGCAACCTATATCAAAACATATCTCACAATTCAATGATGAAACTTTCTCGTAGATGAAAGTCAGCCTTTGTGCCTCGATGAGTTAATGCCCAGTAAGTCACCTCACCGCCTATTTGTTTGATAACAGCGGTGATAGCAACCTCAAGAACTTGATTTACTGAGACGATTTTACCCAAATCGACATCTAAAGCAAGTGCAAAACTATCAGATTGATTATCGACATTAAACGGGAGTTTCCTAAAGGCTGTTTCTTCTTGCATCCCTTGACGATATCCATCAAAATGATAGACATTCCAGTCTCCGGCAGGGGAGAGGTTGAATTCCCAATATCTTGGAGAATCTT
Above is a window of Nostoc sp. UHCC 0702 DNA encoding:
- a CDS encoding DOMON-like domain-containing protein; protein product: MNEQTFSLQPFASTESLSNLKLTGSIARHHHQLAIIYRLLGDLKQIVITSPSDTPARKHKLWEDTCFEFFLGIKDSPRYWEFNLSPAGDWNVYHFDGYRQGMQEETAFRKLPFNVDNQSDSFALALDVDLGKIVSVNQVLEVAITAVIKQIGGEVTYWALTHRGTKADFHLRESFIIEL